The following are encoded together in the Streptomyces rapamycinicus NRRL 5491 genome:
- a CDS encoding PP2C family protein-serine/threonine phosphatase: protein MAVVTALDLTSGPGVGLLPLVSLGPAFAGLTGGWRRTAVIGVVAVVLCLGLSAFDGLFGTRRGFTAVLSVVGVTAAGLVAAVLRQRREAELASVRSIAEVAQRVLLRPVPRNAGRLRVAVSYTSAVAEARIGGDLYEVVTSPQGVRLIVGDVQGKGLEAVETAAVVVGAFREAAYDEPDLKAVGERLERALERHLTREKFVTAVLAEVRDGTDCTLLNFGHPAPLMVRAEGEVRYLAPPERALPLGLGAHGAPGPKPYQVSFASGDQVLFYTDGVTEARDPSGVFYPLEQRVGGLTDPDPEAALAAVRQDLMEHVGGPLQDDAAMLLLRHRDG, encoded by the coding sequence ATGGCGGTCGTGACGGCGCTGGACCTCACCTCGGGACCCGGGGTGGGCCTGCTGCCCCTGGTGTCGCTGGGTCCGGCCTTCGCGGGACTCACCGGAGGGTGGCGGCGCACGGCTGTCATCGGTGTGGTTGCTGTCGTCCTGTGCCTGGGGCTCAGCGCTTTCGACGGCCTGTTCGGCACCCGCCGCGGTTTCACCGCGGTGCTCTCGGTGGTGGGCGTCACGGCCGCTGGTCTCGTGGCGGCGGTGTTGCGGCAGCGGCGGGAGGCGGAGCTGGCCAGCGTCCGGTCGATCGCGGAGGTGGCGCAGCGGGTGCTGCTGCGGCCGGTGCCGCGGAATGCGGGGCGGTTGCGGGTGGCGGTCTCGTACACCTCGGCGGTGGCCGAGGCGCGCATCGGTGGGGATCTGTACGAGGTGGTGACCTCGCCGCAGGGGGTGCGGCTGATCGTGGGGGATGTGCAGGGCAAGGGGCTGGAGGCGGTGGAGACCGCGGCCGTGGTCGTGGGCGCCTTCCGGGAGGCGGCGTACGACGAGCCGGACCTGAAGGCCGTCGGTGAACGGCTGGAGCGGGCCTTGGAACGGCATCTGACCCGGGAGAAGTTCGTCACGGCCGTGTTGGCCGAGGTGAGGGACGGCACCGATTGCACTCTGCTCAACTTCGGTCACCCGGCGCCGCTGATGGTGCGAGCGGAGGGGGAGGTCCGGTATCTGGCGCCGCCGGAGCGGGCGCTGCCGCTGGGACTGGGCGCGCACGGGGCACCGGGGCCGAAGCCGTACCAGGTGTCTTTCGCATCGGGTGACCAGGTGCTCTTCTACACCGACGGGGTGACCGAAGCCCGCGATCCCTCGGGGGTCTTCTATCCGCTGGAGCAGCGGGTGGGCGGGCTCACGGACCCTGACCCGGAGGCGGCGCTGGCCGCCGTGCGGCAGGACCTGATGGAGCACGTGGGGGGACCGTTGCAGGACGACGCCGCGATGCTGTTGCTCCGCCACCGCGACGGCTGA
- a CDS encoding DUF4142 domain-containing protein: MTAHARSVPGRSRNLTIAGVLLLALAVIAGAIVWATRGDASATENSSASFPSAKPAAPGDVVTTAGPVSKLDMEFLAKVRQANLWEAPAGRLAQTHATSEAVKRAGMHVMDGHSKLDEFVRNTAEALNVSLPDEASPEQQGFVRTLENAQGADFDKKFANILRGTHGKIFVTIAQVRASTKNSLMRRFASEVNLTVLDHQNVLDDSGLVDAATYDDIASSF, encoded by the coding sequence ATGACCGCTCACGCCCGGTCAGTACCCGGCCGCTCACGCAACCTCACCATCGCGGGCGTCTTGCTCCTCGCCCTGGCCGTCATCGCCGGAGCCATCGTCTGGGCCACCCGGGGCGACGCGAGCGCCACGGAGAACTCCTCGGCGAGCTTCCCCAGCGCGAAACCGGCCGCGCCCGGTGATGTGGTCACCACGGCCGGGCCGGTGAGCAAGCTGGACATGGAGTTCCTCGCGAAAGTGCGGCAGGCCAACCTGTGGGAGGCGCCGGCCGGACGGCTCGCGCAGACCCACGCCACCAGCGAGGCCGTCAAACGGGCCGGGATGCACGTGATGGACGGACACTCCAAGCTGGATGAGTTCGTCCGCAACACCGCCGAGGCACTGAACGTCTCCCTGCCGGACGAGGCCAGCCCCGAGCAGCAGGGCTTCGTCCGTACCCTGGAGAACGCCCAAGGGGCCGACTTCGACAAGAAGTTCGCCAACATCCTCCGCGGCACCCACGGGAAGATCTTCGTCACCATCGCCCAGGTCCGCGCCAGCACCAAGAACTCCCTGATGCGCCGCTTCGCCTCCGAGGTCAACCTCACCGTCCTGGACCACCAGAACGTCCTGGACGACTCCGGACTGGTCGACGCCGCCACCTACGACGACATCGCCTCCTCCTTCTGA
- a CDS encoding IucA/IucC family protein translates to MSPRDAVAHLTPDLWDRAGRLLIRKALAEFTHERLLSPELGPAGRYAVTSDDGAVTYRFAAQVLSLDHWLVEADSITRHDRTGAELPLDALDFFIELCGRLGLSEDVLPVYLEEISSTLSGTAFKLAGEPEAAAQLAKSGFQEIETGMTEGHPCFVANNGRLGFGIHEYLSYAPETASPVHLIWLAARRDRSTFTSSTDLDYDALVRSELSEETRTRFARTLTDLGLDPADYHLLPVHPWQWWNKLSVSFAAEVARQYLVCLGPGDDEYLAQQSIRTFFNTSDPSKHYVKTALSVLNMGFMRGLSAAYMEATPAINDWLASLIASDETFRAARFSIIRERAAIGYHHRQYETATAKGSPYRKMLAALWRESPVPSLEPGQRLATMASLLHTDPDGVSFVSALIEESGLTPATWLRRYLDAYLTPVLHSFYAYDLVFMPHGENVILVIEDGAVQRVIFKDIAEEIAVMDPTAVLPPTVERIRVDVPEDKKLLSIFTDVFDCFLRFLNGILVIEGLLEEDTFWQTVADCVLSYQRSAPHLADKFARYDMFAEDFALSCLNRLQLRNNREMVDLQDPAGALQLIGTLKNPLAGLRAGA, encoded by the coding sequence ATGAGCCCCCGCGACGCCGTCGCCCACCTCACCCCCGACCTGTGGGACCGGGCAGGCCGCCTCCTCATCCGCAAGGCCCTCGCCGAGTTCACCCACGAGCGCCTGCTCTCCCCCGAGCTCGGCCCCGCCGGCCGCTACGCCGTGACCAGCGACGACGGGGCGGTGACCTACCGCTTCGCCGCCCAGGTCCTCTCCCTGGACCACTGGCTGGTCGAGGCGGACAGCATCACCCGCCACGACCGGACCGGCGCCGAACTCCCCCTGGACGCACTGGACTTCTTCATCGAGCTGTGCGGGCGGCTCGGCCTGAGCGAGGACGTCCTCCCCGTCTACCTCGAGGAGATCAGCTCCACCCTCTCCGGGACGGCGTTCAAACTGGCCGGTGAGCCGGAGGCCGCCGCCCAACTGGCCAAATCCGGCTTCCAGGAGATCGAGACGGGGATGACCGAGGGCCACCCCTGCTTCGTCGCCAACAACGGCCGCCTGGGCTTCGGCATCCACGAATACCTCTCGTACGCCCCCGAGACCGCGAGCCCCGTCCACCTGATCTGGCTCGCCGCCCGCCGCGACCGCTCCACCTTCACCTCCTCCACGGACCTGGACTACGACGCCCTGGTCCGCTCCGAACTGAGCGAGGAGACCCGGACCCGCTTCGCGCGGACCCTCACCGACCTCGGCCTGGACCCGGCCGACTACCACCTGCTACCGGTGCACCCCTGGCAGTGGTGGAACAAGCTGTCGGTCAGCTTCGCCGCCGAGGTCGCCCGGCAGTACCTGGTGTGCCTGGGCCCCGGCGACGACGAGTACCTGGCCCAGCAGTCGATCCGGACGTTCTTCAACACCAGCGACCCGTCCAAGCACTATGTGAAGACCGCGCTGTCGGTGCTGAACATGGGCTTCATGCGGGGCCTGTCGGCGGCGTACATGGAGGCGACACCGGCCATCAACGACTGGCTGGCATCTCTGATCGCCTCGGACGAGACCTTCCGCGCCGCGCGTTTCTCCATCATCCGGGAACGAGCCGCCATCGGCTACCACCACCGCCAGTACGAGACGGCCACGGCGAAGGGCTCGCCGTACCGCAAGATGCTGGCGGCCCTGTGGCGCGAGAGCCCCGTCCCGTCCCTGGAACCCGGCCAGCGCCTGGCCACCATGGCCTCGCTCCTCCACACCGACCCCGACGGCGTCTCCTTCGTCAGCGCCCTCATCGAGGAATCCGGCCTCACCCCCGCCACATGGCTACGCCGCTACCTGGACGCCTACCTCACCCCGGTCCTGCACAGCTTCTACGCCTACGACCTGGTCTTCATGCCGCACGGCGAGAACGTCATCCTGGTGATCGAGGACGGCGCCGTCCAGCGCGTGATCTTCAAGGACATCGCCGAGGAGATCGCCGTCATGGACCCCACAGCGGTCCTCCCCCCGACCGTGGAACGCATCCGCGTAGACGTCCCCGAGGACAAGAAACTCCTCTCGATCTTCACGGACGTCTTCGACTGCTTCCTCCGCTTCCTCAACGGCATCCTGGTCATCGAGGGCCTCCTGGAGGAAGACACCTTCTGGCAGACGGTCGCCGACTGCGTCCTCTCCTACCAGCGCTCGGCCCCCCACCTCGCGGACAAATTCGCCCGGTACGACATGTTCGCCGAGGACTTCGCCCTCTCCTGCCTCAACCGCCTCCAGCTCCGCAACAACCGCGAAATGGTGGACCTCCAGGACCCGGCGGGCGCCCTCCAGCTGATCGGCACACTGAAGAACCCACTCGCAGGGCTGAGGGCAGGGGCCTGA
- a CDS encoding lysine N(6)-hydroxylase/L-ornithine N(5)-oxygenase family protein, translated as MSTPHIYDFIAVGLGPYNLGLACLTEPIGELDGLFLESKPDFDWHPGMLLDGVTLQTPFMADLVTLADPTSPYSFLSYLKESGRLYSFYIREIFYPLRAEYNDYCRWAAAKLPSVRFGHQVTSVEYDEADGLYTVRALRPASGETTTHRTRHLVLGTGTPPYLPEVCRDLGGDLLHNTDYLENKRALQSKKSITVVGSGQSAAEIYQDLLADIDTHGYRLNWVTRSPRFFPLEYTKLTLEMTSPEYVDYFHALPEDTRYRLEGEQKGLFKGIDADLINGIFDLLYQKSVSGPVPTRLLTNTALTDAAYDEQSATYTLGLRHTEQERDFSLTTQGLVLATGYRYQVPAFLDPVRDRIRWDRHGRFDVARNYSIDTTGRGIFLQNGATHAHSLTSPDLGMGPYRNAWIIRELLGREHYPVEKSIAFQEFGAPEGAVS; from the coding sequence GTGTCCACCCCGCACATATACGACTTCATCGCGGTCGGCCTCGGCCCCTACAACCTGGGCCTCGCCTGCCTCACCGAGCCGATCGGCGAACTCGACGGACTGTTCCTGGAGAGCAAGCCCGACTTCGACTGGCATCCGGGCATGCTGCTGGACGGCGTCACCCTCCAGACCCCGTTCATGGCCGACCTGGTGACCCTGGCCGACCCCACCTCCCCGTACTCCTTCCTCAGCTACCTCAAGGAATCGGGACGGCTGTACTCCTTCTACATCCGCGAGATCTTCTATCCGCTGCGCGCCGAGTACAACGACTACTGCCGCTGGGCCGCCGCGAAGCTCCCGTCCGTCCGCTTCGGCCACCAGGTGACGAGCGTCGAGTACGACGAGGCCGACGGCCTCTACACGGTGCGCGCCCTGCGTCCCGCGAGCGGCGAGACCACCACCCACCGCACCCGCCACCTGGTACTGGGCACCGGCACCCCGCCGTATCTGCCCGAGGTGTGCCGGGACCTGGGCGGCGATCTGCTGCACAACACGGACTACCTGGAGAACAAGCGGGCGCTGCAGTCCAAGAAGTCCATCACCGTCGTCGGCAGCGGCCAGAGCGCCGCCGAGATCTACCAGGACCTGCTCGCCGACATCGACACTCACGGCTACCGGCTGAACTGGGTGACCCGCTCCCCGCGCTTCTTCCCGCTGGAGTACACCAAACTCACCCTGGAGATGACCTCGCCCGAGTACGTGGACTACTTCCACGCGCTCCCCGAGGACACCCGCTACCGGCTGGAGGGCGAGCAGAAGGGCCTGTTCAAGGGGATCGACGCCGACCTCATCAACGGCATCTTCGACCTCCTGTACCAGAAGAGCGTCAGCGGCCCGGTGCCCACCCGGCTGCTGACCAACACCGCGCTCACCGACGCGGCGTACGACGAGCAGTCCGCCACGTACACCCTCGGGCTGCGCCATACGGAGCAGGAGCGGGACTTCTCGCTCACCACCCAGGGGCTCGTCCTGGCCACCGGCTACCGCTACCAGGTGCCCGCCTTCCTCGACCCGGTGCGCGACCGCATCCGCTGGGACCGCCACGGCCGCTTCGACGTCGCCCGCAACTACAGCATCGACACCACCGGGCGCGGCATCTTCCTCCAGAACGGCGCCACCCACGCCCACAGCCTGACCTCCCCGGACCTGGGCATGGGCCCGTACCGCAACGCGTGGATCATCCGTGAGCTGCTGGGCCGGGAGCACTATCCGGTGGAGAAGTCCATCGCCTTCCAGGAGTTCGGCGCACCGGAAGGAGCCGTGTCATGA
- a CDS encoding pyridoxal phosphate-dependent decarboxylase family protein, whose product MSFLAQTAEDPSPEPIPGAADGRAHLFNGRTAERYRRSVTDGVSLVAATVARAERPFTGITPAELAPEISGIDLERPLGDPDAALDELESVYLKDAVYFHHPRYLAHLNCPVVIPALLGEAVLSAVNSSLDTWDQSAGGTLIERRLIDWTAERIGLGEAADGIFTSGGTQSNLQAMLLARDEACTLVEKEAIAAGETIAKSAILPRLRILTSQVGHFSIQKAAAILGLGYEAVIPVPCDQDRRMRTVSLAHELDRCRREGLIVMAVVATAGTTDFGSIDPLPEIAELCARHGTWLHVDAAYGCGLLASPTRRHLLDGIERADSVTVDYHKSFFQPVSSSAVLVRDRATLSHATYHADYLNPERSARKLIPNQVDKSIQTTRRFDALKLWLTLRIMGADAVGSLFDEVVERAAEAWAVLDADPRYEVVTEPQLSTLVFRYVPPTGDGSDPDLVDRANLHAREALAASGEAVVAGTVVDGRHYLKFTLLNPETSLRDIAFVLGLLAEHAGQYLALHIEPELSHSRAS is encoded by the coding sequence GTGAGTTTCCTCGCGCAGACCGCTGAGGACCCGTCGCCGGAGCCGATACCCGGGGCGGCGGATGGCAGGGCCCACCTCTTCAACGGCCGTACGGCGGAACGTTATCGGCGCTCCGTGACCGACGGCGTCAGCCTGGTGGCCGCCACCGTCGCCCGCGCCGAGCGCCCCTTCACCGGCATCACCCCCGCCGAACTCGCCCCCGAGATCTCCGGAATCGACCTGGAGCGCCCGCTCGGCGATCCGGATGCCGCGCTCGATGAGCTGGAGAGCGTCTACCTCAAGGACGCCGTCTACTTCCACCACCCGCGCTACCTGGCCCACCTCAACTGCCCCGTGGTGATCCCCGCGCTGCTGGGCGAGGCCGTCCTCTCCGCCGTCAACTCCTCGCTCGACACCTGGGACCAGAGCGCCGGCGGCACCCTGATCGAACGCCGGCTGATCGACTGGACCGCCGAGCGCATCGGCCTCGGCGAGGCCGCGGACGGCATCTTCACCAGCGGCGGCACCCAGTCCAACCTCCAGGCGATGCTGCTGGCCCGCGACGAGGCGTGCACCCTGGTCGAGAAGGAGGCCATCGCCGCCGGTGAGACGATCGCCAAATCCGCGATCCTGCCCCGGCTGCGCATCCTCACCTCCCAGGTCGGCCACTTCTCCATCCAGAAGGCCGCCGCCATCCTGGGGCTCGGCTACGAGGCCGTCATCCCGGTCCCCTGCGACCAGGACCGCCGGATGCGGACCGTCTCCCTCGCCCATGAGCTGGACCGCTGCCGCCGCGAGGGCCTGATCGTCATGGCCGTCGTGGCCACCGCGGGCACCACCGACTTCGGCTCCATCGACCCGCTGCCCGAGATCGCCGAGCTGTGCGCCCGGCACGGCACCTGGCTGCACGTGGACGCCGCGTACGGCTGCGGACTGCTGGCCTCCCCCACCCGCCGCCACCTCCTGGACGGCATCGAGCGCGCCGACTCGGTGACCGTGGACTACCACAAGTCCTTCTTCCAGCCGGTCAGCTCCAGCGCCGTCCTGGTCCGCGACCGCGCCACGCTGAGCCACGCCACGTACCACGCGGACTACCTCAACCCCGAGCGCAGCGCCCGGAAGCTGATCCCCAACCAGGTGGACAAGTCGATCCAGACCACCCGACGCTTCGACGCGCTCAAGCTCTGGCTGACGCTGCGGATCATGGGTGCGGACGCCGTCGGGTCGCTCTTCGACGAGGTGGTGGAGCGGGCCGCCGAGGCATGGGCCGTGCTCGACGCCGATCCGCGCTACGAGGTGGTCACCGAGCCCCAGCTGTCCACGCTGGTCTTCCGCTACGTACCGCCCACCGGCGACGGATCCGACCCGGACCTGGTCGACCGCGCCAATCTGCATGCCCGCGAGGCCCTGGCCGCCTCGGGCGAGGCGGTCGTGGCGGGCACGGTCGTGGACGGCCGCCACTACCTGAAGTTCACGCTCCTCAACCCGGAGACGTCGCTGCGCGACATCGCGTTCGTCCTCGGCCTCCTCGCCGAGCACGCCGGTCAGTACCTGGCCCTGCACATCGAGCCCGAACTCAGCCACTCCCGCGCCAGCTGA
- a CDS encoding siderophore-interacting protein, producing the protein MTTAAIKTATTTAIPFRFFDARVVRTRSLGPSMARITFGGTCLKDFTGGGRDQRFKLFLPHPGQTAPVVPVEAGEGWFTTWRAMDPAERGIMRSYTVRQQRRDPDEIDVDFALHHDGGPAARWAARAEAGDRVTLLGPVVEDNGGVDFRPPSRTDWVLITGDETALPAIAGILEWLPAHFPVKVWLEVQHAEDIQELRTEAKAEITWLVRDAVAPGTPRSALLLNAVGATELPHGTPYAWIAGEAGTVRALRRHLVRERGFDRKAVTFTGYWRLGACEEQLVEEAVSGTGPATDD; encoded by the coding sequence ATGACCACCGCAGCCATCAAAACCGCCACCACCACCGCCATCCCGTTCCGGTTCTTCGACGCGCGGGTCGTAAGGACCCGCTCGCTCGGACCGTCCATGGCGCGGATCACCTTCGGCGGCACCTGTCTGAAGGACTTCACCGGCGGCGGCCGCGACCAGCGCTTCAAACTCTTCCTGCCGCACCCCGGCCAGACCGCCCCGGTGGTGCCGGTCGAGGCCGGGGAGGGCTGGTTCACCACCTGGCGGGCGATGGACCCGGCCGAACGCGGCATCATGCGCTCGTACACGGTGCGCCAGCAGCGCCGCGACCCCGACGAGATCGACGTGGACTTCGCGCTCCACCACGACGGCGGCCCGGCCGCCCGCTGGGCCGCCCGCGCCGAGGCCGGTGACCGCGTCACCCTGCTGGGCCCGGTCGTGGAGGACAACGGCGGGGTGGACTTCCGGCCGCCGTCCAGGACCGACTGGGTGCTGATCACCGGCGACGAGACCGCGCTGCCCGCCATCGCGGGCATCCTCGAATGGCTGCCCGCCCACTTCCCCGTCAAGGTGTGGCTCGAGGTCCAGCACGCCGAGGACATCCAGGAGCTGCGCACCGAGGCGAAAGCCGAGATCACCTGGCTGGTCCGGGACGCCGTCGCCCCCGGCACCCCGCGCTCCGCCCTGCTGCTGAACGCGGTGGGCGCCACCGAGCTGCCGCACGGCACGCCGTACGCCTGGATCGCGGGCGAGGCCGGAACGGTCAGGGCGCTGCGCCGCCACCTGGTGCGCGAGCGCGGCTTCGACCGTAAGGCCGTCACCTTCACCGGCTACTGGCGCCTGGGCGCCTGTGAGGAGCAGCTCGTCGAGGAGGCCGTGTCGGGCACCGGCCCCGCGACCGACGACTGA